In Apium graveolens cultivar Ventura chromosome 10, ASM990537v1, whole genome shotgun sequence, the following are encoded in one genomic region:
- the LOC141690845 gene encoding uncharacterized protein LOC141690845 codes for MTNNPSPTIHTPVKWTKPENGVLKLNVDTSVSLGAISFTMGLVIRDHAGVFVAGKMVCIAMITTTFEVEALAILESLHWLLTLNHDRVIIESDSLLSIRALQGSHDNLLEVGSILNACRIILDSRPGYSISFVKRQTNGIAHLVAKLPCSLNCQNVLTSPSNTLLEALLYDIS; via the coding sequence ATGACCAATAACCCGAGTCCTACTATCCATACACCAGTTAAGTGGACAAAACCAGAAAATGGAGTTCTCAAACTGAATGTAGATACATCAGTGAGTCTGGGAGCAATTTCTTTCACGATGGGCTTGGTAATTCGGGATCATGCTGGTGTGTTTGTGGCTGGTAAAATGGTCTGTATAGCTATGATTACCACAACCTTTGAAGTGGAGGCTCTTGCCATTCTTGAAAGTCTTCACTGGCTCCTAACCTTGAATCATGATAGAGTGATCATTGAATCAGATTCACTGCTCTCTATTCGAGCCCTGCAAGGTTCCCATGATAATTTACTGGAAGTTGGTTCTATTTTGAATGCCTGTCGCATTATTCTTGATTCTAGACCAGGTTATTCAATTTCCTTTGTTAAAAGACAAACGAATGGGATCGCTCATTTAGTAGCTAAACTACCATGTTCTCTAAATTGTCAAAATGTTCTAACGTCTCCTTCAAATACGTTGTTGGAGGCTCTTTTGTATGACATTTCTTAG